A single window of Actinomycetota bacterium DNA harbors:
- a CDS encoding ABC transporter permease, protein MNLLESFRIAVRALSANKVRSALTMLGVIIGVAAVILLVAIGTGVQSEIVGTIEGMGSNLLFA, encoded by the coding sequence GTGAATCTGCTCGAGTCCTTCCGCATCGCGGTGCGCGCGCTCTCGGCGAACAAGGTGCGCAGCGCGCTCACGATGCTCGGCGTGATCATCGGCGTCGCGGCGGTGATCCTGCTCGTGGCCATCGGGACCGGCGTGCAGTCCGAGATCGTCGGCACGATCGAGGGGATGGGCTCGAACCTGCTGTTCGCGT